A region of Bacteroidales bacterium DNA encodes the following proteins:
- a CDS encoding toxin-antitoxin system YwqK family antitoxin produces the protein MTTLTGIYYNTMNIPCFENKLLPAKRFFENGMRLIPVFLLPLILFVSCQKADKSYYRDGQPKFIIPKDSRGKMDGEAKWWYENGSPMLTAEYKNGELNGKLARFYENGNKQTEDSYLQGRLNGLSLEMDLNGNVFSEKTYVNDTLNGISRQFNGIGQVTEEGNYKNGYFEGEWNYYDRFGNLIGKADFNRGSGIRKSWNANGKTAMTTEYHDNLIHGSETWYDEFGQKIRVRTYISGEIVSERIILPGQQ, from the coding sequence ATGACAACATTAACTGGAATATATTACAATACTATGAATATTCCTTGCTTCGAAAATAAGCTATTACCGGCTAAACGATTCTTTGAAAATGGAATGCGGTTAATCCCTGTTTTTCTTTTACCATTAATCCTTTTTGTATCATGTCAGAAGGCAGATAAATCTTATTACCGGGATGGCCAGCCTAAATTTATTATCCCTAAAGACAGTCGGGGCAAGATGGATGGGGAAGCGAAGTGGTGGTACGAAAACGGGTCACCGATGCTAACCGCAGAATATAAAAATGGCGAACTAAACGGAAAACTTGCCAGGTTTTATGAAAATGGGAATAAACAGACTGAAGACAGCTACCTGCAAGGCAGATTGAATGGTCTTTCACTGGAAATGGACTTAAATGGAAATGTCTTTTCTGAAAAGACTTATGTGAATGACACGCTGAACGGAATCAGCCGCCAGTTTAACGGAATCGGGCAGGTTACTGAGGAAGGAAATTACAAAAATGGCTATTTTGAGGGAGAATGGAATTACTATGACCGCTTTGGCAATCTGATCGGGAAAGCGGATTTTAATCGGGGAAGCGGGATCAGGAAATCATGGAATGCAAATGGTAAGACCGCTATGACAACGGAATACCATGATAACTTAATTCATGGCAGCGAGACCTGGTATGATGAATTTGGTCAAAAGATCAGGGTCCGCACTTATATTTCCGGTGAAATAGTTTCGGAAAGAATAATACTACCTGGTCAGCAGTGA
- a CDS encoding ABC transporter substrate-binding protein has protein sequence MQRRPFIISLLIQSFLLCIIITTNTLCAQEETRKHVVQALDNYYSLSLKYDVSISDLRNENPNITNPKPGDILIIPVQGSLKEELGEKDCAKLKKNRHETYRIALMIPLSLEQVADTAWIESLEPSKINEISSFRFIQFYHGFMMAADSLRQEGLDVEINVYDVDQQTSKVLKAIQDPDLKKMDLIFGPFFKSTFSHVAEFALENKIHLINPLSPRPDILQGNPYVFKLLPSVESQPALLAELVRQDFPDHRIIFYIANKFQNNELIEQFRQALEGDNKAGKEKVRFVDYATDSTHGFIDHASMVKPNLVIIYAENEALPAALLSKLSAFKNDYAITVIGLPEWEKFSNIESNYLIALNAHIFMSSYIDYQSDKVKAFILAYRARYIDEPLNYAFSGFDAGYFFLGALLYYGNDFERCLNETGIPLIQNQFHFKRRENGGYDNINWNILQYYEYSLLRK, from the coding sequence ATGCAAAGGAGACCCTTCATAATCAGTTTATTAATCCAAAGCTTTCTGCTTTGTATAATTATAACAACAAATACACTTTGTGCGCAGGAAGAAACCAGGAAACATGTTGTTCAGGCGCTCGATAATTATTATAGTTTGTCGTTGAAATACGATGTAAGCATTAGTGACCTGAGAAATGAGAACCCGAACATTACCAACCCAAAACCGGGCGATATATTGATCATTCCGGTGCAAGGCTCATTGAAGGAAGAATTGGGTGAAAAAGATTGTGCAAAGTTAAAGAAAAACAGGCATGAAACTTACAGGATAGCCCTGATGATCCCGCTTTCCCTTGAGCAGGTTGCAGATACAGCGTGGATAGAAAGCCTTGAACCATCTAAAATCAACGAAATAAGCTCCTTCCGTTTCATCCAGTTTTATCACGGCTTTATGATGGCGGCGGATTCTCTCAGGCAAGAAGGGCTGGACGTTGAAATCAATGTATATGACGTAGATCAGCAGACTTCCAAGGTATTAAAAGCGATTCAGGACCCGGATTTAAAAAAAATGGACCTGATTTTCGGGCCTTTCTTTAAAAGCACTTTTTCTCATGTGGCTGAATTTGCCCTTGAAAACAAGATACATCTGATTAATCCTTTGTCACCGCGTCCAGATATCCTGCAAGGCAATCCGTATGTTTTTAAGTTGCTGCCTTCGGTTGAATCGCAGCCTGCTTTGCTGGCTGAATTGGTCAGGCAGGATTTTCCGGATCACCGGATCATTTTTTATATAGCCAATAAATTTCAGAATAATGAATTGATAGAACAATTCAGGCAGGCATTAGAAGGGGACAATAAGGCCGGGAAGGAAAAAGTCAGGTTCGTGGATTATGCTACCGACAGCACCCATGGATTCATAGATCATGCTTCGATGGTCAAGCCCAACCTGGTCATCATTTATGCTGAAAATGAAGCTTTGCCTGCAGCCTTGCTCAGTAAGCTCAGTGCGTTCAAAAATGATTATGCCATTACAGTAATCGGACTACCAGAGTGGGAAAAATTCAGCAATATTGAATCAAATTACCTTATAGCACTAAATGCCCATATCTTTATGTCTTCCTATATCGATTATCAGTCTGATAAGGTTAAAGCCTTTATTCTGGCTTACCGGGCAAGGTATATTGATGAGCCTTTGAATTATGCATTTTCAGGGTTCGATGCCGGTTATTTTTTCCTGGGTGCATTATTATATTATGGCAATGATTTTGAAAGATGCCTGAATGAAACCGGGATACCATTAATTCAAAACCAGTTCCATTTTAAACGCAGGGAAAACGGCGGCTATGACAACATTAACTGGAATATATTACAATACTATGAATATTCCTTGCTTCGAAAATAA
- a CDS encoding M23 family metallopeptidase, which translates to MLFRSFPKLIIIIFLITVTQVTFSQKSYPTGYFQPPVDFRMLLSGTFGEVRANHFHSGIDIKTGGVEGSSVYAIADGYVSRIKVSALGFGRALYVTHSNGYVSVYAHLNRYNKVIEDYVRKEQYSEESFEIELFPSLGEILVKKGEIIAYSGNSGSSGGPHLHFEIRDGASQKIINPLLFGYVVKDIFRPRISLLKIYPEDENARVNGNNRSYSYPVEGWGEKHRLNVSQPIHLSGKVSFAIQVSDQQNDTDNKNGPYSIALYIDKELAYQYRMETFSFDETRYVNSLLDYAEYMKSGVRLQRTRIDPGNKLRIYNKTGDHGTFSFNDTLQHGITYEVKDVIGNTALLTFKVKSEKPEILVSKQSSTSNFPISNFNYNTSNHFENTSVILDAPAGVFYDSFHFKYDSTRRVTGTFSAVQRIHDKFTPVHDYITLSIKPRDLPERLRDKALIVKINDDGKGFTSVGGKWESNGYVRAKIREFGNYSVSVDTMPPKINPVQAETFKNLTGQKKIKFIISDEMSGISTYRGTLNGKWVLMEYDAKNDLLFYTIDEQLLKGENNMKLEVVDMKNNRKIYQAILVR; encoded by the coding sequence ATGCTTTTCAGATCATTTCCGAAACTTATTATCATTATATTTCTCATCACTGTTACTCAAGTTACTTTCTCTCAGAAATCCTATCCCACTGGCTACTTCCAGCCGCCGGTCGATTTCCGTATGCTTTTATCCGGAACTTTTGGCGAGGTTCGGGCAAACCATTTTCATTCAGGGATTGATATTAAAACCGGGGGAGTGGAAGGCTCGTCGGTCTATGCCATAGCTGACGGGTATGTTTCAAGGATCAAGGTTTCGGCTCTTGGATTCGGGAGAGCGTTATATGTCACCCATTCCAATGGCTATGTTTCGGTATATGCCCACCTGAACCGGTATAACAAGGTTATTGAAGATTATGTAAGAAAAGAGCAATATAGTGAGGAGAGTTTTGAAATTGAACTGTTCCCGTCTTTAGGGGAAATTTTAGTTAAAAAGGGTGAAATCATTGCATATTCCGGTAATTCCGGCTCTTCCGGGGGGCCACACCTGCATTTCGAAATCCGCGATGGCGCCTCACAAAAAATAATTAACCCGCTTCTGTTCGGTTATGTTGTGAAAGATATCTTCCGGCCACGCATCTCGCTCTTAAAAATTTATCCTGAGGATGAAAATGCCCGGGTTAATGGAAATAACCGGAGTTATAGTTATCCTGTGGAAGGGTGGGGAGAAAAGCACCGGTTGAATGTATCCCAGCCCATACATCTTAGCGGGAAAGTCTCTTTTGCCATCCAGGTGAGCGACCAGCAAAATGATACGGATAACAAAAACGGCCCTTATTCGATAGCCCTTTATATCGATAAAGAATTGGCTTATCAGTACAGGATGGAAACCTTTTCATTTGATGAAACCCGTTATGTCAACAGCCTCCTGGATTATGCCGAGTATATGAAAAGTGGTGTGCGCCTGCAGCGGACCAGGATCGATCCGGGGAACAAACTCAGAATTTATAACAAAACCGGGGACCATGGAACTTTCTCCTTCAATGATACACTTCAGCACGGCATTACTTATGAAGTGAAGGATGTGATAGGCAATACCGCGTTACTGACTTTTAAAGTAAAATCAGAGAAACCAGAAATATTAGTTTCAAAGCAATCTTCAACTTCCAATTTTCCAATTTCAAATTTCAATTACAATACATCTAATCATTTTGAAAACACTTCAGTAATATTGGATGCTCCAGCAGGGGTCTTTTATGATTCCTTTCATTTCAAATATGATTCAACCCGCCGGGTTACTGGTACTTTTTCTGCCGTCCAAAGGATACACGACAAATTCACACCGGTCCATGATTATATCACTTTGTCAATCAAGCCCCGTGACCTTCCGGAAAGATTGAGAGATAAAGCTTTGATAGTCAAAATAAATGATGATGGAAAAGGTTTTACATCTGTCGGTGGAAAATGGGAAAGCAACGGTTATGTCAGGGCTAAAATCCGGGAATTTGGCAATTACAGCGTTTCTGTGGATACAATGCCACCTAAGATCAACCCTGTGCAAGCGGAAACATTTAAAAATCTGACCGGGCAAAAAAAAATTAAGTTTATTATCAGTGATGAAATGTCCGGCATATCCACTTACCGTGGTACATTGAACGGAAAATGGGTACTCATGGAGTATGATGCGAAGAATGACCTGTTATTTTACACCATTGACGAGCAATTATTAAAAGGGGAAAATAATATGAAACTCGAGGTCGTTGATATGAAAAACAACCGTAAGATATACCAGGCAATCCTGGTGAGATAA
- the guaA gene encoding glutamine-hydrolyzing GMP synthase, with product MEETILILDFGSQYTQLIARRVRELNVYCEIHPYNKINTIGESVKGVILSGSPASVRDPEAPVPNLEKIRGRVPVLGVCYGAQFMAHSDGGEVAASQNREYGRANLSFINTRNELMKGMSSGCQVWMSHGDTILRLPPNFKIISSTQDVPAAGFQVEGEATYGIQFHPEVYHSTEGMILLKNFVVDICGCSQAWTPSLFIESTVHELKEKLGNDKVVLGLSGGVDSSVAAVLLDKAIGTNLHCIFVDNGLLRKNEFESVLHSYKDMGLNVRGVDAKKRFYSALKGISDPELKRKAIGRNFIEVFDEEAHRIQDVKWLAQGTIYPDRIESASVKGPSATIKSHHNVGGLPDFMKLKVVEPLHSLFKDEVRKIGAALGMKKDLLNRHPFPGPGLGVRILGEVTEERVRILQDVDDIFIQGLKKNDLYNQVWQALAVLLPVNSVGVMGDERTYENAVVLRAVGSTDGMTADWSQLPYEFLAKISNEIINKVKGVNRVVYDISSKPPATIEWE from the coding sequence ATGGAAGAAACTATCCTGATCCTTGATTTCGGTTCTCAATATACCCAGCTGATTGCCCGCAGGGTGCGTGAGCTTAATGTTTACTGTGAAATTCATCCGTATAATAAAATCAACACGATCGGGGAATCGGTCAAAGGGGTTATTCTGTCCGGAAGCCCGGCATCGGTGCGTGATCCTGAAGCGCCTGTTCCAAACCTGGAAAAAATCCGGGGCAGGGTACCGGTATTGGGCGTCTGCTATGGTGCCCAGTTCATGGCCCATTCCGATGGCGGCGAAGTCGCCGCTTCACAAAACAGGGAATATGGCCGCGCAAACCTTTCTTTTATCAATACAAGGAACGAATTGATGAAAGGAATGAGCAGCGGCTGCCAGGTTTGGATGTCGCACGGCGACACCATCCTGCGCCTTCCGCCAAATTTTAAGATTATCTCGAGTACGCAGGATGTTCCCGCAGCCGGTTTCCAGGTTGAAGGGGAAGCAACTTATGGCATTCAGTTTCATCCTGAAGTATATCATTCGACCGAAGGGATGATTTTACTGAAGAATTTCGTCGTCGACATTTGCGGTTGCTCACAGGCATGGACCCCTTCTTTATTTATTGAATCTACGGTCCATGAGTTAAAGGAGAAGTTGGGAAATGATAAGGTTGTGCTGGGATTATCAGGAGGTGTCGATTCATCGGTTGCAGCCGTCCTGCTGGATAAAGCAATCGGGACAAACCTGCACTGTATCTTTGTGGATAATGGTTTGTTGCGGAAAAATGAATTTGAGTCGGTCCTGCATTCCTACAAAGATATGGGATTGAATGTCAGGGGAGTGGATGCGAAAAAGCGTTTTTATTCTGCTTTGAAAGGCATTTCTGACCCTGAACTGAAACGAAAAGCCATAGGCCGCAACTTTATTGAAGTTTTCGATGAAGAAGCCCATCGCATCCAGGATGTGAAGTGGCTGGCCCAGGGAACGATTTACCCTGACCGGATCGAGTCGGCATCGGTAAAAGGACCTTCAGCTACGATCAAATCTCACCATAACGTTGGCGGATTGCCCGATTTCATGAAGTTGAAAGTGGTTGAGCCGTTGCATTCCCTTTTTAAAGATGAAGTCAGGAAGATAGGTGCAGCACTTGGAATGAAAAAAGATTTGCTGAACCGCCACCCGTTTCCTGGTCCCGGCCTTGGTGTCCGCATCCTGGGCGAGGTAACCGAAGAGAGGGTCAGAATACTGCAGGATGTGGATGATATCTTTATCCAGGGATTGAAAAAGAATGATTTGTATAATCAGGTATGGCAGGCGCTGGCAGTTTTGCTTCCGGTAAATTCTGTCGGTGTGATGGGTGATGAGAGGACGTATGAAAATGCTGTTGTCTTGAGGGCAGTGGGTTCTACTGATGGTATGACGGCCGACTGGTCGCAGTTGCCCTATGAATTCCTGGCAAAAATATCCAATGAGATCATCAATAAAGTCAAGGGGGTGAACAGGGTTGTATATGACATCAGTTCAAAACCCCCGGCAACCATAGAATGGGAGTGA